In Paenibacillus sp. FSL R7-0345, a single window of DNA contains:
- a CDS encoding response regulator, with the protein MKIKQQIWLATVTSTLLLSSMITIALIYLKGAPLYLFLATGVAGVLLCIYLMNHIQRSVTRGIEQIRSISEDIAGSTLDASGMTTRSDEFGQLAQSFYRLGVDLHDKTAEERILRLKAEEQAWINTEVSEMALHLQGSVHLQNAARIFISRLATAVGGSYGAMYMLQFNRLQFTAGYAFDEASANREPFALGTGLVGQCAVDKQTIVLNDLPDNYIRVHSGLGETLPSTLIVFPLLYETEVVAVIELATLKELGSKERQLIERTGQNMGVLINTLADVARIEELLNHTQLQKEELEAQTEELQAQTQELEAQTEELRAQTDELATSNSNLQHQMDLTAQQKAEIETQADELLAQTEELSASNQDLLTQMRLTARQKEEIEAQADELLAQTEELQDQKEELQAQADELLEQTRELQDQKEQLQAQAQELEAQTEELLAQTEDLREQMEITARQKSEIEAQADELLAQTEELATSNSNLQDQMRLTSQQKEEIQSQADELLAQTNVLQDQKEQLEAQTQELFAQTEELAVSNKSLLQQMELTEQQKEEIRVQAEEIFMAAQYKSEFLANVSHELRTPLNSLLILSQILAENKEGNLGAKQLEYVHTIFSAGKDLLQLIDEILDLAKLEVGKMTPVLEPVPLHDISSHLYRRFEQQAKTKQLRFDVHCDSRLPEHLLTDGHRLQQILNNLLSNALKFTPEQGSVSLSVRTSGNEIVFAVSDTGIGIASAKLESIFEAFQQADGTTSRKYGGTGLGLTICRELAGLLGGRIEVDSVEGKGSTFSLILPAELPDDLTLSQAASTFAAAANQVYEPDRDTAAKEHPSFRESFVPDISISNPKLLQFAEMDDDRNNLKNGDTLLLIIEEDAEFAAILLDLARSRGFKAIVAFQGDQGLALAHAYKPDAILLDLHLPVLDGWAIISRLKSRPELRHIPVHVISTAEENQQSLAMGALSFWKKPSDEAELETAFLQIETYIRRPVKSLLIVEDNQLLRSSLVEFIAHPDVRVVAVGTGREALEQLSSHHFDCMVLDLGLSDISGFDLMEQIKTNRKLQTLPVIIYTGKDLSKTDEQRLKHYAESIVIKNVRSMERLYDETALYLHRRHADLPPDKQQLIEKLHNPEAAFAGKQILLVDDDMRNIFALSSVLEGYNMEISFAQNGLEALAHLEQHPETQLVFMDIMMPEMDGYETMKRIRGNPAYDHIVIIALTARALEEDRTKCLQAGASDYISKPINTTQLVTVLKVWLIQ; encoded by the coding sequence TACTTCTACACTGCTGCTCAGCAGTATGATCACTATAGCATTGATCTATCTTAAAGGAGCACCTCTATACCTGTTCTTAGCGACGGGCGTAGCAGGTGTTCTGCTCTGCATCTACCTTATGAACCATATTCAACGCAGTGTAACCCGGGGTATTGAGCAGATCCGATCCATATCCGAAGATATTGCCGGCAGCACACTGGATGCCTCGGGAATGACCACACGCAGTGATGAATTCGGGCAGCTGGCGCAGTCCTTTTACCGCCTGGGTGTTGATCTGCATGACAAAACAGCTGAAGAGCGGATTTTGCGCCTGAAGGCCGAGGAACAGGCCTGGATTAACACAGAGGTCTCCGAGATGGCGCTGCACCTGCAGGGATCCGTTCATCTGCAGAATGCAGCGCGCATCTTCATTTCAAGACTGGCCACCGCTGTCGGCGGAAGCTATGGCGCCATGTACATGCTGCAGTTTAACCGGCTGCAGTTCACGGCCGGCTATGCCTTTGATGAAGCTTCTGCAAACCGCGAACCGTTCGCGCTTGGCACAGGGCTGGTAGGACAATGTGCAGTAGACAAGCAGACGATTGTCTTGAACGATCTGCCGGATAATTATATAAGGGTTCACTCCGGACTGGGGGAGACACTCCCCTCCACACTGATTGTGTTTCCGCTTCTGTATGAGACAGAGGTTGTCGCTGTAATTGAGCTGGCCACCTTGAAGGAGCTCGGCAGTAAAGAACGGCAATTAATCGAGCGGACCGGCCAGAACATGGGCGTGCTGATTAACACCCTGGCCGATGTGGCCCGGATTGAGGAGCTGCTTAACCACACCCAGCTGCAGAAAGAGGAGCTGGAAGCCCAGACCGAAGAGCTTCAGGCGCAGACCCAGGAGCTGGAGGCCCAGACGGAGGAGCTGCGGGCGCAGACAGATGAACTGGCGACGTCCAACAGCAATCTGCAGCACCAGATGGATCTGACGGCACAGCAGAAGGCAGAGATTGAAACACAGGCCGATGAGCTGCTGGCTCAGACGGAAGAGCTCTCGGCTTCCAACCAGGATCTGCTGACACAGATGAGGCTGACAGCACGGCAGAAAGAAGAAATTGAAGCCCAGGCCGACGAACTGCTGGCCCAGACGGAGGAGCTTCAGGACCAGAAGGAAGAGCTCCAGGCACAGGCTGATGAGCTGCTGGAGCAGACCAGGGAGCTTCAGGATCAGAAGGAGCAGCTTCAAGCTCAGGCCCAGGAGCTTGAAGCACAGACAGAGGAACTCCTGGCACAGACGGAAGATCTGCGTGAGCAGATGGAAATTACAGCACGGCAGAAGTCAGAAATTGAAGCCCAGGCAGACGAGCTGCTCGCCCAGACGGAGGAGCTGGCCACCTCCAACAGCAATCTTCAGGATCAGATGAGGCTCACCTCACAGCAGAAAGAGGAGATCCAGAGTCAGGCAGACGAGCTGCTCGCCCAGACGAATGTGCTTCAGGACCAGAAGGAGCAGCTGGAAGCCCAGACCCAGGAGCTGTTCGCCCAGACCGAAGAGCTTGCTGTATCTAACAAGAGCCTGCTGCAGCAGATGGAGCTGACAGAACAGCAGAAAGAAGAAATCAGGGTGCAGGCGGAAGAGATCTTCATGGCTGCCCAGTATAAGTCGGAATTCCTTGCCAATGTATCTCATGAGCTGCGCACACCGCTGAACAGCCTGCTGATTCTGTCACAGATTCTGGCCGAGAACAAAGAAGGTAATCTCGGTGCCAAGCAATTAGAGTATGTGCACACTATCTTCTCGGCAGGTAAAGACCTGCTGCAGCTGATCGATGAAATTCTGGACCTGGCCAAGCTTGAGGTTGGTAAAATGACGCCTGTGCTCGAGCCCGTGCCGCTTCATGATATCAGCAGCCATCTGTACCGCCGGTTTGAGCAGCAGGCGAAGACCAAGCAGTTGCGCTTCGACGTACACTGTGACAGCAGACTGCCTGAGCATCTGCTGACCGACGGTCACAGGCTGCAGCAGATTCTGAACAATCTGCTCTCCAATGCCCTGAAGTTTACGCCTGAGCAAGGCTCGGTCTCCCTGTCAGTCCGGACAAGCGGCAACGAGATTGTCTTCGCTGTCAGCGATACAGGGATTGGTATCGCCTCCGCCAAGCTGGAGAGTATCTTCGAAGCCTTCCAGCAGGCGGACGGAACAACCAGCCGCAAATACGGCGGCACAGGCCTCGGCCTGACCATTTGCCGGGAGCTCGCCGGCCTGCTCGGCGGAAGAATCGAAGTCGATTCTGTTGAAGGCAAGGGAAGCACTTTCTCCCTGATTCTGCCTGCGGAGCTGCCTGATGATCTTACTTTGTCCCAGGCTGCTTCCACCTTTGCAGCAGCTGCCAATCAGGTATATGAGCCGGACAGAGATACTGCAGCTAAAGAGCATCCTTCATTCCGCGAATCCTTCGTTCCTGATATATCGATTTCCAATCCGAAGCTGCTGCAGTTTGCAGAGATGGATGATGACCGGAATAACCTTAAGAACGGTGATACCTTACTGCTGATCATTGAGGAGGATGCCGAATTTGCGGCGATCCTGCTTGATCTTGCCCGCAGCAGAGGCTTCAAGGCCATCGTGGCCTTCCAGGGCGACCAGGGCCTTGCCCTCGCCCATGCCTACAAGCCGGATGCCATCCTGCTCGACTTGCATCTGCCGGTGCTTGACGGCTGGGCCATTATCAGCCGGCTGAAGAGCCGGCCGGAGCTGCGTCATATTCCGGTCCATGTCATCTCCACCGCCGAAGAGAACCAGCAGAGTCTGGCGATGGGCGCCCTGTCCTTCTGGAAGAAACCGAGCGATGAGGCAGAGCTGGAAACAGCCTTCCTGCAGATTGAAACCTATATCCGCCGGCCGGTGAAGAGCCTGCTGATTGTGGAGGACAACCAGCTGCTGCGCAGCAGTCTGGTCGAATTCATTGCCCATCCGGATGTCCGGGTCGTGGCCGTCGGCACCGGGCGAGAAGCGCTTGAGCAGCTGAGCAGCCATCACTTTGACTGTATGGTGCTCGACCTTGGATTGTCCGATATCAGCGGCTTCGATCTGATGGAGCAGATCAAGACCAACCGCAAGCTGCAGACCTTGCCGGTTATCATCTATACCGGCAAGGATCTCAGCAAAACCGATGAGCAGCGCCTGAAGCACTACGCCGAGAGCATCGTGATCAAGAACGTGCGCTCGATGGAACGGCTGTACGACGAGACAGCACTGTACCTGCACCGCAGACATGCCGATCTCCCGCCGGACAAGCAGCAGCTGATCGAGAAGCTGCATAATCCGGAAGCGGCCTTTGCCGGCAAGCAGATTCTGCTGGTCGATGATGACATGCGTAATATTTTTGCGTTATCCAGTGTGCTTGAAGGGTATAATATGGAGATAAGCTTTGCCCAGAACGGTCTGGAGGCGCTGGCGCATCTGGAGCAGCATCCGGAAACCCAGCTTGTGTTCATGGACATTATGATGCCGGAAATGGACGGTTATGAGACGATGAAGCGGATCCGCGGGAATCCGGCCTATGATCATATCGTCATTATCGCCTTAACGGCCCGCGCGCTGGAGGAGGACCGGACCAAATGTCTGCAGGCCGGAGCCTCGGATTATATCTCCAAGCCAATCAACACTACCCAGCTGGTAACTGTATTGAAGGTATGGCTAATCCAATAG
- a CDS encoding ATP-binding protein codes for MDYPVNILLVDDRPDEFLSIQALLADKPYQLVHANSGMDALKHLLEQEFALIIMDVLMPDMNGFETAKRIKMRKKSKDIPIIFLTSLTSELENYMMAYTAGAIDFLTKPFHPLVLKSKIDGFVRMFQTRRELQLKTQELESANIVLTELKDTAEVALRIKSGFLAMMSHEIRTPLNGIIAMSDVLRSSDLSADDLEMAEIIHTSGHALLSVINHVLDFTKIESGKMELDYELFNLHSCLKETLDLFRALAMERSLTLELIIDPNIPALLVGDSNRLRQVLNNLIGNAIKFTASGSVKASARLRQEMDGVLQLEFIVEDTGIGIPDDKMKYLFQPFTQVDATINRKFGGTGLGLSICKMLVELMGGTIHARSGMDQGAAFIFTIQVTEGSPD; via the coding sequence ATGGATTATCCAGTTAATATTTTGCTTGTAGACGATCGTCCTGATGAATTCCTCTCCATACAAGCCCTGCTTGCGGATAAGCCTTATCAGCTGGTACATGCCAATTCAGGGATGGATGCCCTGAAGCATCTGCTGGAACAGGAATTTGCATTAATTATTATGGATGTCCTGATGCCTGATATGAATGGTTTTGAGACGGCCAAGCGGATTAAGATGCGCAAAAAGTCAAAGGATATCCCCATTATCTTTCTGACCTCGCTCACCTCGGAGCTGGAGAACTATATGATGGCTTACACGGCCGGAGCGATTGATTTCCTGACCAAGCCGTTCCATCCTCTGGTGCTGAAGAGCAAGATTGACGGATTCGTCCGTATGTTTCAGACCCGCAGGGAGCTGCAGCTCAAAACGCAGGAGCTGGAGTCGGCCAATATCGTGCTTACCGAGCTGAAAGACACGGCTGAGGTGGCACTCCGGATCAAAAGCGGTTTCCTTGCCATGATGAGCCATGAGATCAGAACTCCGCTTAACGGGATTATTGCGATGTCAGATGTACTCCGGAGCTCCGATCTGTCCGCAGATGATCTGGAGATGGCGGAGATTATCCATACCAGCGGTCATGCGCTGCTCTCGGTAATCAATCATGTGCTGGATTTTACCAAGATTGAATCGGGTAAAATGGAGCTGGACTACGAGCTGTTTAACCTGCACTCCTGCCTGAAGGAAACGCTCGATCTGTTCAGAGCGCTGGCTATGGAACGCAGCCTGACCCTCGAATTGATTATTGACCCTAATATCCCCGCTCTGCTGGTCGGCGATTCCAACCGTCTGAGACAGGTGCTTAACAATCTGATCGGCAATGCCATCAAGTTCACTGCCAGCGGCAGTGTGAAGGCGAGCGCCCGGCTTAGACAGGAAATGGACGGCGTACTGCAGCTGGAGTTCATAGTTGAGGATACCGGCATAGGCATTCCTGACGATAAAATGAAGTACTTGTTCCAGCCCTTCACCCAGGTTGACGCAACCATCAACCGGAAATTCGGCGGGACAGGCCTCGGCTTGTCCATCTGCAAAATGCTCGTCGAATTGATGGGCGGCACCATCCATGCCAGATCAGGCATGGATCAAGGGGCGGCTTTTATATTCACCATCCAAGTCACGGAAGGCAGCCCCGATTAA
- a CDS encoding winged helix-turn-helix transcriptional regulator, giving the protein MSKKYNISVEATLEVIGGKWKCVILCHLTHGKLRTSDLKRHMPNITQKMLTQQLRELEEDGIVNRISYNQVPPKVEYELSEYGQSLRAILDSLCAWGERHIIREYGDKFAVLEDNMLNHKKMNAQPAGTEQL; this is encoded by the coding sequence ATGTCTAAAAAATATAATATTTCCGTTGAGGCTACACTCGAGGTAATCGGAGGCAAATGGAAATGCGTCATCCTCTGCCATTTGACCCATGGCAAGCTGCGGACGAGCGATTTGAAGCGGCATATGCCGAATATTACGCAAAAGATGCTAACCCAGCAGCTCCGCGAGCTGGAGGAGGACGGGATCGTCAACCGGATCAGCTACAATCAGGTACCGCCCAAGGTGGAATACGAGCTTAGTGAATACGGGCAGTCGCTGCGCGCCATTCTTGATTCGCTCTGTGCCTGGGGTGAGCGGCATATTATCAGAGAGTACGGTGATAAGTTCGCCGTACTGGAAGACAATATGCTGAACCATAAGAAAATGAACGCTCAGCCGGCGGGTACAGAGCAGCTGTAA
- a CDS encoding MFS transporter, translating into MSLNQKRSTLALLALAISAFAIGTTEFISVGLLPLIADDLHISVTAAGLTVTLYALGVTFGAPVLTSLTTAVSRKTLLLALMVLFIIGNSLAAAAGGIALLLTARVISALSHGLFMSIASTIAADLVPENRRASAISIMFTGLTVATVTGVPLGTLLGQHLGWRAAFIAIAAVGVAALAANLLLIPSGLRKGQRTPLNEQIKLVTNGRLLLAFAITALGYGGTFAVFTYLSPLLHEISGFKEQTVAVILLVYGLAIAAGNVIGGKAANRKPMNALFYMFALQAAILLVLTFTAPFKAPALITIIFMGLLAFMNVPGLQSYVVILADRYAPGARDIASAVNIAAFNAGIAIGAYLGGFVTEHLGLIHTAWVGSVMVLGAVMLTARSRSLERSDEQVPRRQTA; encoded by the coding sequence ATGTCCTTGAATCAAAAAAGAAGCACACTCGCGCTGCTGGCGCTGGCAATCAGCGCTTTTGCAATCGGAACAACCGAGTTTATCAGTGTCGGGCTGCTGCCGCTGATTGCTGATGACCTGCATATATCCGTAACGGCGGCCGGACTGACGGTCACCCTCTACGCGCTTGGCGTTACCTTCGGGGCGCCTGTACTGACTTCGCTGACAACAGCGGTCTCCCGCAAAACGCTCCTGCTGGCGCTGATGGTGCTGTTCATCATCGGCAACAGCCTTGCCGCCGCTGCCGGCGGCATTGCCCTGCTGCTGACAGCCCGGGTCATCTCCGCCTTATCCCACGGCCTGTTCATGTCGATCGCCTCGACGATCGCGGCAGATCTGGTGCCGGAGAACCGCAGGGCCAGCGCCATCTCCATTATGTTCACCGGCCTGACCGTCGCCACCGTAACCGGCGTACCGCTCGGCACCCTGCTGGGCCAGCACCTGGGCTGGAGGGCAGCCTTTATTGCGATCGCCGCTGTCGGCGTCGCCGCTCTGGCCGCCAACCTGCTGCTCATCCCATCCGGACTGCGCAAGGGTCAGCGTACACCTCTTAACGAGCAGATTAAGCTCGTGACGAACGGACGGCTGCTGCTGGCTTTTGCCATCACAGCCCTCGGATACGGCGGCACCTTCGCCGTCTTCACCTATCTGTCCCCGCTGCTGCATGAAATCAGCGGCTTCAAGGAGCAGACGGTTGCCGTGATTCTGCTTGTCTACGGCCTGGCGATTGCCGCGGGCAACGTAATCGGCGGCAAAGCGGCCAACCGCAAGCCGATGAATGCCCTGTTTTATATGTTCGCCCTGCAGGCGGCCATACTGCTGGTCCTGACATTCACCGCGCCGTTCAAGGCTCCGGCACTTATTACTATTATCTTCATGGGTCTGCTGGCCTTCATGAACGTACCCGGCCTGCAATCCTATGTCGTCATACTCGCCGACCGGTACGCTCCGGGGGCCAGAGACATTGCCTCTGCGGTAAATATTGCCGCCTTCAATGCCGGCATCGCCATCGGCGCCTACCTCGGCGGATTCGTCACAGAGCATCTGGGTTTGATTCATACAGCCTGGGTTGGTTCGGTTATGGTGCTGGGAGCGGTAATGCTTACCGCGCGCAGCCGTTCGCTTGAACGCAGCGATGAGCAGGTCCCCCGGCGGCAAACTGCATGA
- a CDS encoding aldo/keto reductase — MTQHTAQHLQDTTELQGGVKMPWLGLGVFQVADGEELVQAVKSAIAHGYRSIDTAAIYQNERGVGQAIAEALAENGLRREELFITSKVWNSDLGYEETLAAYEASLERLGLDYLDLYLIHWPVKDKYKEAWRALETLYKAGRVKAVGVSNFQIHHLEELLKDAEIRPAVNQVELHPYLSQQALRSYCREQSIQIEAWSPLMQGGLLDQPDLQSIAARAGKSVAQVILRWDLQHGIVTIPKSTKEQRITENAALFDFELSAEDMAVIDGLNRDQRVGPDPDNFDF, encoded by the coding sequence ATGACACAGCATACAGCACAGCATTTACAGGATACAACCGAACTACAGGGAGGCGTTAAGATGCCTTGGCTCGGACTGGGCGTATTCCAGGTGGCCGATGGCGAAGAGCTCGTGCAGGCGGTAAAGTCGGCCATTGCCCATGGTTACCGGAGCATTGATACTGCAGCCATTTATCAGAATGAGCGTGGCGTAGGACAAGCTATTGCAGAGGCACTGGCGGAGAACGGGCTGCGGCGCGAAGAGCTCTTCATCACTTCCAAAGTGTGGAATTCCGATCTCGGCTATGAAGAGACGCTGGCCGCTTATGAGGCCAGCTTAGAAAGACTCGGCCTGGATTATCTGGATCTGTACCTGATCCACTGGCCGGTAAAGGACAAATACAAAGAAGCCTGGAGAGCGCTTGAAACGCTCTACAAGGCAGGCCGGGTCAAAGCGGTCGGAGTCAGCAATTTTCAGATTCACCATCTGGAGGAGCTGCTGAAGGATGCGGAAATCCGCCCGGCGGTTAATCAGGTCGAGCTGCATCCCTACCTGTCCCAGCAGGCGCTGAGAAGCTACTGCCGGGAGCAGAGCATTCAGATCGAGGCCTGGTCGCCGCTGATGCAGGGCGGGCTGCTTGATCAGCCTGACCTGCAGAGCATAGCTGCCAGAGCCGGCAAATCCGTGGCCCAGGTCATTCTCCGCTGGGACCTGCAGCACGGCATTGTAACGATTCCGAAGTCAACCAAGGAGCAGCGGATTACGGAGAACGCCGCGCTGTTTGACTTTGAGCTGAGTGCTGAAGATATGGCCGTTATTGACGGCCTGAACCGGGACCAGCGGGTTGGCCCGGACCCGGACAACTTTGATTTCTAA
- a CDS encoding AEC family transporter — protein MIQQVLSTLVEVIVPLAIPVTAGALLARYKNLDTKPLLTLYLYFLTPAIILDTLANAEISFGDVYQTIAFALLNLLLLWLVSLVLGKLLKLAPPEAAGLTLISTFTNSVNYGLPLVLLAFGQLGLDKASVYVIVQMVIVNTIGVYFAARSQFNVKSAVKSVFALPAVYAALLALLLRGLGLQLPHELASGVSMVAGAYSPVVLAILGAQMVRVRAGHTERNVQLAFWTGLSVRLLLSPLLALLVLLLLNISGPLFSVLLVLASMPVAVNSVVLAERFGSSPSLVSRCIVWTTLASFLVLPVLITAVGSVQP, from the coding sequence GTGATACAGCAGGTGTTATCGACTTTAGTGGAGGTTATTGTGCCGCTGGCCATCCCCGTTACGGCAGGGGCGCTGCTGGCCCGCTACAAAAATCTGGACACCAAGCCGTTACTGACGCTTTATCTGTACTTTCTGACCCCGGCGATTATTCTGGATACGCTGGCTAATGCCGAAATATCCTTTGGCGATGTATATCAGACGATTGCCTTCGCGCTGCTAAATTTGCTGCTCCTATGGCTTGTATCGCTTGTGCTCGGCAAGCTGCTGAAGCTGGCACCGCCGGAGGCAGCCGGGCTGACTCTGATCTCCACCTTTACGAACAGTGTCAACTACGGGCTGCCGCTTGTCCTGCTGGCCTTCGGCCAGCTTGGGCTCGACAAGGCCTCGGTTTATGTGATCGTCCAGATGGTTATTGTGAATACCATTGGCGTCTACTTTGCAGCCCGGTCACAGTTTAATGTAAAAAGCGCAGTCAAATCCGTATTCGCCCTGCCGGCCGTCTATGCGGCGCTGCTTGCCCTGCTGCTGCGGGGACTTGGCCTGCAGCTGCCGCATGAGCTGGCCTCAGGCGTATCTATGGTAGCAGGAGCGTATTCGCCCGTTGTACTGGCGATTCTCGGTGCGCAGATGGTCAGGGTCAGAGCCGGCCATACCGAACGAAATGTGCAGCTGGCCTTCTGGACAGGCTTGTCCGTCCGGCTGCTGCTGTCCCCGCTGCTTGCCCTGCTGGTCCTGCTGCTGCTGAATATTTCAGGCCCCTTGTTCTCGGTGCTGCTCGTCCTGGCCTCGATGCCGGTGGCCGTCAATTCAGTCGTGCTGGCCGAGCGGTTCGGGAGCTCACCTTCGCTGGTATCGCGCTGCATTGTCTGGACCACGCTGGCCTCTTTCCTGGTGCTGCCTGTGCTGATTACAGCGGTGGGCAGTGTCCAGCCTTAG
- the greA gene encoding transcription elongation factor GreA gives MSNEEVFLTKEGLAKLEEELRELKGAGRKELAARLKLAISYGDLKENSEYHSAKEDQSFMETRIMILEKMLIKAQVVDASSMDLSKVSVGTVVILNDVEFAEKIEYRVVGPAEADVLENKISYESPLGKELLGKKVGDIISVNAPMGVIQYELLEIKAD, from the coding sequence ATGTCTAATGAAGAAGTATTCTTGACCAAGGAAGGTTTGGCCAAGCTCGAGGAAGAGCTTAGAGAGCTCAAGGGAGCAGGACGTAAAGAGCTTGCCGCCCGCCTGAAGCTGGCGATCAGCTACGGCGACCTTAAGGAGAACAGTGAGTATCACTCGGCCAAGGAAGACCAGTCCTTCATGGAAACCCGCATTATGATTCTGGAGAAAATGCTGATTAAAGCACAGGTTGTCGATGCCAGCAGCATGGATCTGAGCAAAGTGAGCGTGGGTACCGTTGTTATTCTTAATGATGTGGAATTCGCTGAGAAGATTGAATACAGAGTAGTGGGTCCGGCCGAGGCAGATGTGCTGGAAAACAAGATTTCGTACGAAAGCCCGCTGGGCAAAGAGCTGCTCGGCAAAAAGGTAGGCGACATCATCAGTGTTAATGCTCCAATGGGCGTCATTCAATATGAGCTTCTGGAGATCAAAGCAGATTAA
- a CDS encoding ATP-grasp domain-containing protein has translation MLGIGDAEYDHLEDRLQLALTEYYKVSDLENYEEILRAVGYFTHKYGKIDRFESLNEYWLEQDAAIRTDFNIYGTKNDFVQNLKQKSKMKEFFRKSGVSTVQFSTGTTRESVDEFIQSAGFPLVVKPDLGSGASNTYKISNEAELQHFFDTKPAEVSFIIEEFIDGVILTYDGLVDRNGEVRFAVSHLFENSVMDVVNTDNHLYYFCLKDISPEVEEAGRSILKAFDIRERFFHIELFKSNKDGRIIALEVNMRPPGAWMTDAINFSYDVDVYKEWAGMVARDEVGGPYEGKYYTGYASRKQHKHYTHSHEDIYRTYGDKIVNYAEIEEVFSRAMGNSAYQFRSPDLVTVREIVKYIQQEEG, from the coding sequence GTGCTCGGGATCGGTGATGCCGAATATGATCATCTGGAGGATCGGCTGCAGCTTGCACTAACGGAATACTACAAGGTATCGGACCTCGAGAATTACGAAGAAATTCTGCGGGCCGTCGGCTATTTCACCCACAAATACGGCAAGATCGACCGGTTTGAGTCGCTGAATGAGTACTGGCTGGAGCAGGATGCCGCGATCCGGACTGATTTTAACATCTACGGCACCAAAAACGATTTCGTCCAGAACCTGAAGCAGAAATCTAAAATGAAGGAATTTTTCCGCAAAAGCGGGGTAAGCACGGTCCAGTTCTCCACCGGAACCACCCGTGAAAGCGTGGATGAGTTCATCCAAAGCGCCGGCTTCCCGCTCGTGGTCAAGCCTGACCTCGGCTCAGGGGCCAGCAACACCTATAAGATCAGTAACGAAGCTGAGCTGCAGCATTTTTTTGACACCAAGCCTGCGGAAGTTTCATTTATCATTGAGGAATTTATCGACGGGGTGATTCTCACCTATGACGGTCTGGTTGATCGAAATGGAGAGGTGCGGTTCGCCGTCAGCCATCTGTTTGAGAACAGCGTTATGGACGTCGTTAACACGGACAACCACCTGTACTACTTCTGCCTGAAGGACATCAGTCCGGAGGTTGAGGAGGCCGGGCGGAGCATTCTGAAGGCTTTTGACATCAGGGAGCGGTTCTTCCATATCGAGCTGTTCAAATCGAACAAGGATGGGCGGATCATTGCGCTTGAAGTGAATATGCGGCCGCCCGGTGCCTGGATGACGGATGCCATTAACTTTTCCTATGATGTTGACGTGTATAAGGAATGGGCGGGCATGGTGGCCCGTGATGAAGTCGGCGGCCCTTATGAAGGCAAATACTACACCGGCTATGCCAGCCGCAAGCAGCACAAGCACTACACCCACAGCCATGAAGACATATACCGGACCTACGGTGATAAGATCGTGAACTACGCCGAAATTGAAGAGGTGTTCAGCAGAGCGATGGGCAACAGCGCTTATCAGTTCCGCTCACCGGACCTTGTAACTGTCAGGGAAATCGTGAAGTATATACAACAAGAAGAAGGATAG
- a CDS encoding alpha/beta hydrolase-fold protein — protein sequence MRTSYRKEYSRHLNRDMEYKVYGHAGKPMLVFPTSLGRFYQYEDSGMIATLSSFIEAGKLQIWACDSIDEETFFSTHWNHEDKAVRHEQYDKYITQELIPAILHESKGNNGGDDQKILISGCSMGAYYSGSFFFRYPHYFDTLIALSGVYSTYYFFGDYMSDNVYYNSPLHYLPSLADEDYLNQYRSSRIILCVGQGAYEDEMLHETRLIEELLERKGIPAQVDYWGYDVDHDWYWWNRQIYYYINSVL from the coding sequence ATGAGGACAAGCTACCGCAAGGAATACAGCCGTCACCTGAACAGGGACATGGAGTATAAAGTATACGGCCACGCCGGCAAACCGATGCTTGTCTTCCCCACCTCGCTCGGCCGGTTCTACCAGTACGAGGACTCCGGGATGATTGCCACACTCTCCAGTTTCATTGAAGCCGGCAAGCTGCAGATCTGGGCCTGCGACAGCATCGATGAGGAGACGTTCTTCTCTACCCACTGGAATCATGAAGATAAGGCGGTCCGGCATGAGCAGTACGATAAATACATCACGCAGGAGCTCATTCCCGCTATCCTCCATGAGAGCAAAGGGAACAACGGCGGGGATGACCAGAAAATCCTGATTTCCGGCTGCTCGATGGGCGCCTATTACAGCGGCAGCTTCTTTTTCCGTTATCCGCACTATTTCGATACACTGATCGCCCTGAGCGGCGTCTATTCCACTTACTACTTCTTCGGCGATTATATGAGTGATAATGTCTATTACAACTCTCCGCTTCATTACCTGCCAAGCCTTGCGGATGAGGACTACCTGAACCAGTACCGCAGCAGCCGGATTATCCTCTGTGTCGGCCAGGGTGCTTACGAAGATGAAATGCTGCATGAAACCCGGCTGATCGAGGAGCTGCTGGAACGCAAGGGCATTCCGGCGCAGGTGGATTATTGGGGATATGATGTGGATCATGACTGGTACTGGTGGAACAGACAGATTTATTATTATATAAACAGCGTTTTGTAA